Below is a window of Prosthecochloris sp. GSB1 DNA.
GCGAAAAGATGCTCGAACGCCTGCGCTCCGGAAGAATGGAGGATCGGCAGATCGAGATGGAGACCAGCGCTGAGGGCCAGGGCGGCATGATGCAGATTTTCGGCCCTTTCGGGCAAATGGAAGACATCGGCGGGTTGATGCAGGATCTCATGAGCGGATTGCCCAAAAAACGCAAGAAACGACGGGTAACCGTGGCCGAGGCCCGCAAGCTGCTCGAACAGGAAGAGGTGCAGAAACTGATCGACATGGACGCCGTCGTCAAGGAAGCGGTGCGCAAGGTGGAGGAATCAGGCATCGTTTTCATCGACGAGATCGACAAGATAGCCGCGCCGACGACCGGCGGCGGGCAAAAGGGCCCTGATGTCAGCAGGGAAGGGGTGCAGCGCGACCTGCTGCCGATCGTCGAAGGATCGACTGTCGCCACGAAACATGGCATGGTCAAGACCGATCACGTGCTTTTTGTCGCTTCTGGCGCTTTTCACGTGTCCAAGCCTTCGGATCTCATTCCCGAACTCCAGGGACGCTTTCCGATCAGGGTGGAGCTTAGAAGCCTGACCGAAGAGGATTTCTACAAGATTCTCACTCAGCCGAAAAACGCGCTCATCAAGCAGTATCGGGCGCTTCTTCTGACGGAGGGAGTCGAACTTGAATTCACGGACGAAGCCATACGCAAGCTTGCGCGAACGGCCGCGAGAGTCAACGAGTCCGTTGAAAACATAGGCGCGAGAAGGCTGCATACCATCATGACCAATCTTCTCGAGGAACTCATGTTCTCTATTCCCGAAAAGTGCAAGGAGCGTCGTATTGTGATCGACGAGCCCATGGTGGAGGACAAGCTCAGCCGCATAGTGACCGATCGGGACCTCAGTCATTACATTCTTTAGGCGTCGGCGTCGCGTTCTTCGCCAAGCCAGTCTATTGAAAAAAAGCGCATGCGGGCCGGCCTCGGCCGGCGGCCCGCCAACAAACAGGAGCATATGGATAACGTTTCGATTCTTGTCATGAACGGCCCGAACCTCTCGAGGCTCGGGAAGCGCGAACCGGAAATTTACGGTACGCGAACCCTGGAGGATATCAACCGCGAAATCGCCGATGCGTTCCACGGCATTTCCTTCGAGTTCTTCCAGTCGGAGGAAGAGGGTGAACTCCTGGAAAAGCTCTTTCATTGCGAGGACAACGGCGCCGCTAACGGCGTCGTGCTCAACGCTGGCGCTCTTACCCATTACTCGATAGCGCTCCGCGACGCCATCAGCGCGGTCGGCATCCCGGTCGTCGAGGTGCATTTGTCGAACATCTACGCCCGCGAGGAGTTCAGGCGGACATCGGTTATTTCCGAAGTGTGCGCGGGAGTCGTGAGCGGTTTCGGCCCGAACAGCTACCAGCTTGGAGTTAGAGGCCTGCTCGGTATCCTCGGCCAGGCATGACGCATCGTTTTTTTTGGAGATGTTCAGAAAAAAAAAGCTACATTGTTTTAAATCAGGTCAGCTTTATACTGTTGCGCTAAGAACGGAGAGTAACGTATAAACGGTTTCCGAAGCATGGGTCGTGTCCCTCGGCGGAGCCGTTTATTATATTCTTCAGGAGGCCAGATGATGAGGATGTATGCCGCCGGGTTGCTTTCTCTTTTCGTTGTTCTTTTTCCTTCCAGCAATGTTTTTTGCCGGTTCTCCCTATGCCGGTCTCACGGTCGGGCTCGCGTATCTGAACGATTCCAGTATCAAGGGCTCGAAAAGCGGCGAACTCGAATACGACGACGGCGAGGCGTTCAGCTATGCGCATGGTCTTGATTTTGGCTGTGTGAGGCTGGAGGGGGAGATCGGATACCAGAAAAACGATTTCCGGACCTATCGGCCCGGCGACGTCGCCGCTGACGGCGATCTTTCCATTCTCTCTCTGCTCGCCAACGTCTACTACTATTGCACTATCGAGGGGAGTCGCGTCGTGCCCATCGTCAGCGCCGGTTTGGGCGTCGCCAACGTTGAATACGAAGACGAGATCGACGATTTCGAGGAAGACGACCTGGTGCTTGCCTTCCAGGTTGGAGCCGGTCTCGGTTTCAAGGTGTCTTCCGCGGTGACCATCAATGCCATGTACCGCTATTTCGCCACCGCGGACGCGAATTTTCAGGAGGCCGAAAACGATATAGATCTTGATATTTCGAGCCACAATATCCTGCTCGGCGTCAAGGTGGATTTCTGAGGAGTATTTCTGTCCGTCTTACGTGACAAGCCCCGGCGATGCCGGGGCTTGTTCGTTTCCGGGACCGTTTTCAACTTCCGGTTTTTTCCGAAAGTTCCTCCAGGCGGAGCCGTATGTTTCTGAGACGGCGTTCGTCGCTTTTCATGAGCACCGGCCTGGTGAGCGCTTGTTCCAGCACCGACCGGGCCTCGTCGTAGCGATCCATATCGATATAGAGTTTTCCCAGTTCATGGTAATGCCTGATAACCCTGGGGTTGTAGGCGATCGCCTTCTTGAGGTATTTTTCGGCTTCCTCCCGGCTTCCTTTTGGCAGGGAGCCCAGGAAAGTCTTGGCGAAAACCTTTTCCAGCCACCCGATGTCGGCGATTTCACGATGGAACGAGCCGAGTATGGACAACGCGACATCGTCCCGGGGATTGAGTTGCAGCGCCCGTTCCAGCTCGTTTTTTATGATGTTCGCGCGCTTGATTTTTTCTCTCGGTCCCGCATTGTCGGATAGCACGCCGAGCGAGGCCGCAAGCCAGGTGTGTCCTTCGGGGACGGTGTCGTCTATTTCAGTGCAGGTTTCGGCGAATTCCACGGCCTTCTCGAAATACGGGCGACGGGCTTCGGTCTCTTCCGGAAGGATGGTCTCACCCATGCTCACGTAAAGGCGGGAGAGTTTCCAGTAAACGGAAGGGTCGCCGGGATGAATGTCCTGCGACAGGGTGTAGAGAGAGTCGGCAAGGCGGTAATCCATGGCGTAGAAAGCCGCGTCCGCTTTTTCTATGAGAGGGTTCGATGCGTTTCCGGGAGCGCCGTACGCTAAAGGGATAAGGCTGTTTGCTTGAGCGGCCGCGAGCAGGGAAACAATGGCGATAACTGTTCGCATTGCGGCCGGTAGCGTCTGTTTGTCTGCCATATTCGCGGTTTGAGATGTCTTCCCGTAACGTCGATTCAAAGCATGTATGTGAACCTGCCGAATCCCGGTATAGTTCCTGACCGGTTTCAGCGGAACCAGGGCGAGTCCGGATATTGTTCGTGCAGTTTCCTGTCGAGGCCGAGCCAGTGCCCGGACGGAAGCAGCATCATGAGTATCGAGAACAGCATGAACGGCGGCAACGTCAGGTTGTAGTATCCTCCGGCCGCGAAATTCAGGACGAGGAAAAGCGCGAAGGCGGCGTTGGCTCTGACGGTGAGTCCGAGAACGAGACAGACGCCGATGATCAGTTCGCCTATTGTGACTATCCAGGCGATCGGCAGGGCGAGCGGGATGGCGAACTGCTCCAGATAGAGAGCCTGAAAGGAGCCTGGAGCAAGTTCGCCGAGCCGTTGAGTGAAATACACGTGCATGAGATCGGTCCAGAGCCAGCCTTTCACCAGCTTGTGCCAGAAGCCGTACAGAAAGAAGGCCGCGAAGACGTAGCGACCGGCCAGGAACAGCGTTATGCCTACTGTCTTGAGGGGGTGTTTTTTCAGGAAATCCCGGGTCCACTCGAAATTTGTCATGATTCGATACGTTTCCGTTACACAAAAGATAAATATACTTATTATGCTGCCGCGAGAAGTAAAAAAACGACGTGAAAGGCCGATGGATCGAGGGTAATGGCGCAAGCTTCACTGCGAGGGATTCCTGAAACTTCGGCAATTATCAATGGACCGGCCGACAAATCCTCAAAGCATACTCAGCGGATCGACGTCTATGACGACCGAAAGGTCGTTCTTTCGATATTTTTTCATCAGCGAATACTGCAAGCTTCTGAGGTGGCTGGAAGAGATCTTTTTTCCGGGCAGCTTCAGGAGGAGGCGGTAGCGGAAGCGCCCCTTGATTCTCGCCAGGCAGGCCGGAGACGGACCAAGCATGAGACAGGAGTCGCGGGAAACGAGAGGAGCCAGGGCTCCGGCGAAATCGTCAGCCGCTTCCGCGGCGGCGGCTTCATCGGGGGATGAGCATTCGACGGACACAAGGCGAGCGTAGGGGGGATAGAGGAGTTCCCTGCGAACTGCCGTGTCGCGGGAGAAGAAGCGCTCGTAACTGCCGTGGAGGAGGAAACGGAAGACCTCGTTGTCCGTGTCGTAAGCCTGGAGATAGACCTCGCCGGGTGTGCTGGAGCGTCCCGCCCGCCCGGCGACCTGCGTCAGAAGCGAAAACAGCCTTTCGCCCGCCCGGAAGTCCGGAAGGTTGAGGCCTATATCGGCCATCAGGACGCCCACGAGCGTGACATCCGGAAAGTCGAGTCCCTTGGCGACCATCTGCGTGCCGAGCAGTATTCTCGCTCTCTTTTCGTGGAACTCGTTGAGTATCATGGCATGCGCGCCCTTGATGCTTGTGGTGTCGACATCCATGCGTAGAATCCTTTCTGAAGGGAAGAGCCGCTGGAGTTCCTCTTCGATCCGTTCCGTGCCGCCGCTTTTGTAGAGCAGGCGAGGCGATGAACACGCTTCGCATGTTTCGTCGAAAGCCTGGGCATGGCCGCAGTAATGGCAGCGCAGGTGTTTTGCCGAAGCGTGGTAGACGAGCGGAATGTTGCAGTGGCGGCATACCGGAATGTGGCCGCAGTCCAGGCAGAGCAGGCTTCGCGCGAAACCTCTTCTGTTCTGCAGCAGGATGACCTGCTCGTTCCTTTCCATGCGCAACCGGATCTGATCGTGAAGGACTTCGGACAGCGACGGGGTTATTCTCCGGTTTTCGCGCATCGGCACGAGCTTTATGACGGGCATTCGGGCGTTATCGACCCGCTCAGGCAGGGAAATCAGTTCGTATTTGCCGGTTTTCGCATTGTGGAAGGATTCGAACGAGGGGGTCGCCGATCCCAGCACGCAGACCGCTCGTTCAAGTTTCGCGCGCATGACGGCCGTGTCGCGGCCGTGGTAACGGGGCGTGCGATCCTGTTTATATGCGTTGTCGTGCTCCTCGTCGACGATGATGGCCCCGACGTTTTCCAGGGGAGCGAACACGGTCGAGCGCGGTCCGAGCGCTATTCTCGCACGTCCTTTTCTGAGTTTCTGCCAGGCGTCGTATTTCTCCTGGTTGCTCATGGCGCTGTGCAGGATCTGGATTTCGTCGCCGAAATGATGGCGGAAACGTGATGCGGTCTGCGGCGTCAGCGATATCTCGGGCACCATCACGATGGCGTTTCTGCCGGCCGCGAGCACTTCCTTGAGAAACTCTATGTAGACGATGGTCTTGCCGCTCCCGGTGACTCCGTGAAGCAGCAAGGTGGAGAACGAGCCTTCCGTGAATGCCGAGGTCATCCGTTCGAGTGCCTCGCGCTGGTGCCGCGAAAGCCGCTCGATGGTTTTGGGCGGTTCGACGTAACCTGACGAAAAGCCGCTTTCGGTTTCAACGAGGATCTTTTCGAGGATTCCTTTCCTGACGAGTTCGCCCAGAACGGCTCTCGACGCATCTGTCTGCTCGGGAAAAAACCACGATACGTTCAGCCCGGCCAGCTTTTTCACGGTTTCTGCCTGTCGAGGCGACTTTGCGAGGCTTGCCGCGAGTTCCTCGTTACAGGGCCGCCTGATGCTGTAGGCGGTTCTGGTCCGGGGGGCGGTGGTCCGGAACTGTTTTTTGAGGGTGATCAGGCCGCCTCGTTCCAGCTCTTCCAGCGTTCCGTAGAGGTTTTTGCTGCCCAGGCGCTTTTCAAGTTGTCGAACGGAGATTTTCTTTTTCTCACGCAGGACGGCAAGAATGTTTTTCCTGAGTTCGGTGCTTTTGACTTTTCTCGCTCCTCCCGCCATGAGCTGGAAGTCCCGGGCTTCGACGATGTCGTTCACCGTGCTCTTGAGCGGCGCAGGCAGCATGGCGGCGAGAGCTTCCACGGGGCTCGACATGTAGTAATCCGCTATCCAGAGGGCCAGTTGGAGGGTGACATCCGTCAGGACGGGA
It encodes the following:
- the hslU gene encoding ATP-dependent protease ATPase subunit HslU, which translates into the protein MTDQTDLHASGNRADKENGASLIGEEFLTPNQIVEQLDRYIIGQHDAKKAVAIALRNRLRRQNVSGDLRDEIMPNNIIMIGPTGVGKTEIARRLAKLARAPFVKVEASKFTEVGYVGRDVESMIRDLTDQAVNMVRTEKSEEVREKAASLAEERLLDILLPSVAGGQYEGEEPGAEENAGRDRELEEAVNRKSREKMLERLRSGRMEDRQIEMETSAEGQGGMMQIFGPFGQMEDIGGLMQDLMSGLPKKRKKRRVTVAEARKLLEQEEVQKLIDMDAVVKEAVRKVEESGIVFIDEIDKIAAPTTGGGQKGPDVSREGVQRDLLPIVEGSTVATKHGMVKTDHVLFVASGAFHVSKPSDLIPELQGRFPIRVELRSLTEEDFYKILTQPKNALIKQYRALLLTEGVELEFTDEAIRKLARTAARVNESVENIGARRLHTIMTNLLEELMFSIPEKCKERRIVIDEPMVEDKLSRIVTDRDLSHYIL
- the aroQ gene encoding type II 3-dehydroquinate dehydratase; this translates as MDNVSILVMNGPNLSRLGKREPEIYGTRTLEDINREIADAFHGISFEFFQSEEEGELLEKLFHCEDNGAANGVVLNAGALTHYSIALRDAISAVGIPVVEVHLSNIYAREEFRRTSVISEVCAGVVSGFGPNSYQLGVRGLLGILGQA
- a CDS encoding outer membrane protein, translating into MFFAGSPYAGLTVGLAYLNDSSIKGSKSGELEYDDGEAFSYAHGLDFGCVRLEGEIGYQKNDFRTYRPGDVAADGDLSILSLLANVYYYCTIEGSRVVPIVSAGLGVANVEYEDEIDDFEEDDLVLAFQVGAGLGFKVSSAVTINAMYRYFATADANFQEAENDIDLDISSHNILLGVKVDF
- a CDS encoding tetratricopeptide repeat protein translates to MADKQTLPAAMRTVIAIVSLLAAAQANSLIPLAYGAPGNASNPLIEKADAAFYAMDYRLADSLYTLSQDIHPGDPSVYWKLSRLYVSMGETILPEETEARRPYFEKAVEFAETCTEIDDTVPEGHTWLAASLGVLSDNAGPREKIKRANIIKNELERALQLNPRDDVALSILGSFHREIADIGWLEKVFAKTFLGSLPKGSREEAEKYLKKAIAYNPRVIRHYHELGKLYIDMDRYDEARSVLEQALTRPVLMKSDERRLRNIRLRLEELSEKTGS
- a CDS encoding DoxX family membrane protein is translated as MTNFEWTRDFLKKHPLKTVGITLFLAGRYVFAAFFLYGFWHKLVKGWLWTDLMHVYFTQRLGELAPGSFQALYLEQFAIPLALPIAWIVTIGELIIGVCLVLGLTVRANAAFALFLVLNFAAGGYYNLTLPPFMLFSILMMLLPSGHWLGLDRKLHEQYPDSPWFR
- the priA gene encoding replication restart helicase PriA translates to MHALIYAENYLRDEPIPVTVPAQLEETIRTGCQVLFSPASSKRRSVTAYVVGIVSKEALPAVPEGRITDVLNAGRPVLTDVTLQLALWIADYYMSSPVEALAAMLPAPLKSTVNDIVEARDFQLMAGGARKVKSTELRKNILAVLREKKKISVRQLEKRLGSKNLYGTLEELERGGLITLKKQFRTTAPRTRTAYSIRRPCNEELAASLAKSPRQAETVKKLAGLNVSWFFPEQTDASRAVLGELVRKGILEKILVETESGFSSGYVEPPKTIERLSRHQREALERMTSAFTEGSFSTLLLHGVTGSGKTIVYIEFLKEVLAAGRNAIVMVPEISLTPQTASRFRHHFGDEIQILHSAMSNQEKYDAWQKLRKGRARIALGPRSTVFAPLENVGAIIVDEEHDNAYKQDRTPRYHGRDTAVMRAKLERAVCVLGSATPSFESFHNAKTGKYELISLPERVDNARMPVIKLVPMRENRRITPSLSEVLHDQIRLRMERNEQVILLQNRRGFARSLLCLDCGHIPVCRHCNIPLVYHASAKHLRCHYCGHAQAFDETCEACSSPRLLYKSGGTERIEEELQRLFPSERILRMDVDTTSIKGAHAMILNEFHEKRARILLGTQMVAKGLDFPDVTLVGVLMADIGLNLPDFRAGERLFSLLTQVAGRAGRSSTPGEVYLQAYDTDNEVFRFLLHGSYERFFSRDTAVRRELLYPPYARLVSVECSSPDEAAAAEAADDFAGALAPLVSRDSCLMLGPSPACLARIKGRFRYRLLLKLPGKKISSSHLRSLQYSLMKKYRKNDLSVVIDVDPLSML